Below is a window of Streptomyces genisteinicus DNA.
TCGTCCTCACTTTGCTGGTCAACGGCGCGGCCCGCCTGATCATCGCGCGCCGCAAGGAGTACTCGGGGGCCAACGCGTGAACGACGCACGCGCGGCCGCCGGGCCGCAGACGATCACGAAAGCCGCACCTCTGCGCCGCGCGGGCGGAGAAGTGAACGAATGGGGTGCAGCATGAGCCAGACAGTTGTCAGGGAGACTCCGTCGCACGCGGCGCCCGGTCCCCGTCGCAGCCTCAGCACCCGTTCGCTCCCCAAGTGGGCGCCGCTCGGCTTCGCCGCCGTCTCCGTCGTCCTCGGCGTGGGTCTCGGCCTGGTCGCGGGCTGGGAGAGCCGGATCCAGTGGGGGCTGGTCTCCGCGCTCTTCTTCGTCGTGATCTCGTACACGGTCACCAGCGCCGTCGAGAACCGGCGCCAGGCCAAGGACCGGCTGGCGACCAGCGTCGTCTGGGTCTGCTTCGTCCTCGCCGTCGTCCCGCTGCTCTCGCTGATCGGTGTCACCGTCAGCCGTGGTGTGAAGGTCCTCGACGGGTACTTCCTCACCCACTCCATGGCCGGCGTCCCCGGCTTCGAGGCCGGCGGCGGCGTCTACCACGCCATCATCGGCACCCTGGAGCAGGTCGGTCTCGCCACCCTGGTGTCGGTGCCCATCGGCCTGCTGACCGCCGTCTACCTGGTGGAGTACGGCAAGGGCGCGCTGGCCAAGGCCGTGACGTTCTTCGTCGACGTCATGACGGGCATCCCGTCGATCGTCGCCGGCCTCTTCCTGCTGTCGATCATGCTGATGTTCAAGCTCCAGCCGTCCGGCCTGATGGGTGCGCTGGCCCTGGCGATCCTGATGATCCCGGTCGTCGTCCGCTCCACCGAGGAGATGCTCAAGCTCGTCCCGAACGAGCTGCGCGAGGCCTCCCTCGCCCTCGGTGTGCCGAAGTGGCGCACGATCACGAAGGTGGTCATCCCGACCGCGCTCGGTGGCATCACCACCGGTGTGATGCTCGCCATCGCGCGCATCGCCGGTGAGACCGCGCCGATCATGCTGCTCGTCTTCGGCAGCCAGCTGATCAACACCAACCCGTTCGAGGGCGCCCAGTCGTCGCTCCCCTTCTACATCTGGGAGCAGTACCGGGTCGGCAGCGAGGCGTCGTACGACCGCGCCTGGGCCGCCGCCCTGGTCCTGATCGCCTTCGTCATGATCCTCAACCTGGTGGCTCGCGGCATCGCCCGCTGGAAGGCCCCGAAGCACTGATCTGCGGCTCCGATACCGCACGGCCGGTCGCTGACGCGACCACCAGAAAGCGAAGTGACCCCCATGGCAAAGCGAATCGACGTCAGCGGTCTGACCGCCTACTACGGCTCCCACAAGGCGATCGAGGACATCTCGATGACCGTGGAGCCCCGCTCCGTGACGGCCTTCATCGGCCCGTCCGGCTGCGGCAAGTCCACCTTCCTGCGCACCCTGAACCGGATGCACGAGGTCACCCCCGGCGGGCGCGTCGAGGGCAAGGTGATGCTCGACGACGAGAACCTGTACGCCTCCGGCATCGACCCCGTCGCCGTGCGGCGCACGGTCGGCATGGTCTTCCAGCGTCCGAACCCGTTCCCCACCATGTCGATCTTCGACAACGTGGCGGCGGGGCTGCGCCTGAACGGCTCGTACAAGAAGAACCAGCTCGCCGACGTCGTCGAGAAGTCCCTGCGCGGGGCCAACCTCTGGAACGAGGTCAAGGACCGCCTGAACAAGCCGGGCTCCGGACTGTCGGGCGGCCAGCAGCAGCGCCTGTGCATCGCCCGCGCGATCGCGGTCGAGCCGGACGTGCTGCTGATGGACGAGCCCTGCTCGGCGCTCGACCCGATCTCGACGCTCGCGATCGAGGACCTGATCGGGGAGCTGAAGGAGCGCTTCACCATCGTCATCGTGACGCACAACATGCAGCAGGCCGCCCGTGTCTCCGACCGCACGGCCTTCTTCAACCTGGCGGCGGTCGGCCAGCCCGGCAAGCTGATCGAGATCGACGAGACCGAGCGGATCTTCGCCAACCCGTCCGTCCAGGCGACCGAGGACTACATCTCGGGCCGCTTCGGATAAGCCGTCTGCGGGTGCTGCATGGCGGTGCCACCCGCACGACGACGGGCCCGCCCCCTGTCCCAGGGGGCGGGCCCTTCCGCACTTCCCGCGGGGGTGCGGCAACCGTGATCGGAGCTTCCGGCCGACTCCGCAGGCACCTCGTGGAGCCCGCACCGCGCTCCGCGCGGTCGCCTCAATCGCCGGCGGGGCTGACATGTCAGGCCGTAGGGGAGATCGAGGCGCGGGAGCTCGGGAGCGGAGCCCCCGCTGAGCGTCGCGCCCTGAGGCGAGGCCGACGACTTGAGCCCCGCCGGCGATTGAGGCGCGGGGGCTCGGGGGCGGAGCCCCCGGAAAGCGGGCGCCCCGGGAACGGGAAGGCCCCGGCGCCCCGGGAGGGGGCGACGGGGCCGGCCACGTCAGAGGGAACGCGTCACCCGAAGATCAACCACACGACCCCGTAGCTCAGCGCGGCCACCGCCGCCGCCGCCGGCATCGTGATGAACCACCCGAGGATGATGTTCTTCGCCACGCCCCAGCGCACCGCGTTGATCCGCTTGGTCGCGCCGACGCCCATGATCGCCGAGGTGATCACGTGTGTCGTCGAGATCGGCGCGTGGAACAGGAACGCCGAGCCGAACATGATCGACGCGCCGGTGGTCTCCGCCGCGAACCCCTGCGGCGGGTCCAGCTCGATGATCTTGCGGCCGAGGGTCCGCATGATGCGCCAGCCACCCGCGTACGTGCCCAGCGACAGCATCACGGCACACGCGATCTTGACCCAGACGGGAATCTCGTCGCCGGCCTGCTCGACGTCCGCGATCACCAGCGCCATGACCACGATGCCCATGGTCTTCTGCGCGTCCTGGAGACCGTGGCCCAGCGCCATGCCCGCCGCGGAGACGGTCTGGGCGATGCGGAAGCCGCGCTTCGCCTTGTGCGGGTTGGTCCGCCGGAACATCCACATGATGGCGACCATCACCAGATAGCCGCAGATCAGGCCGACGAACGGGGAGACGAACATCGGAATGACGATCTTCTCCAGCACGCCGGTCCAGATCACGTCCGTCCCGCCGGCGAGCGCCGCGCCGACCATGCCGCCGAAGAGGGCGTGGGAGGACGAGGACGGCAGGCCGAAGTACCAGGTGACCAGGTTCCAGACGATCGCGCCGACCAGGGCGGCGAACAGGATGCCCATGCCGCGGTCGCCGTGCGGGGTCTCGATGAGCCCTTCGCTGACGGTCTTGGCGACGCCCTGTCCGAGGAAGGCCCCCGCGAGGTTCATGACCGCGGCCATCGCCAGCGCCACGCGCGGTGTCAGCGCGCGGGTGGAGACGGAGGTCGCGATCGCGTTCGCGGAGTCGTGGAACCCGTTGGTGTAGGTGAATCCGAGCGCGACACCAATGGTCACGATCAGGGCAAAGGTGTCCACGAAGCTCAGGACTCCTTGACCGCGATGGTCTCCACCGTGTTCGCCACGTGCTCGAACGCGTCCGCGGCCTCTTCGAGCACGTCGACGATCTGCTTGAGCTTGAGCACCTCGATGGCGTCGTACTTGCCGTTGAAGAGGTGGGCGAGCAGCTTGCGGTGGATCTGGTCGGCCTGGTTCTCCAGGCGGTTGACCTCGATCCAGTACTCGGTGAGGTTGTCCATGGTCCGCAGGTGCGGCATGGCCTCGGCGGTCAGCTCGGCGGCCCTCGCGAGGACCTCGATCTGCTGCTCGACGCCCTTGGGGAGTTCCTCGACGTTGTAGAGGACGACGAGGTCGACGGCCTCTTCCATGAAGTCCATGATGTCGTCGAGGGACGACGCGAGGGAGTAGATGTCCTCACGGTCGAACGGCGTGATGAACGAGGAGTTCAGCTGGTGGAAGATCGCATGGGTCGCGTCGTCCCCGGCGTGCTCCGCCGCCCGCATCCGCTCCGCGATCTCGGCCCGGGCGGAGGACTCCGCTCCGAGCAGTTCCATCAGGAGCTTCGAGCCCGTGACGATGTTGTCCGCGGATGCGGCGAACATGTCGTAGAAGCTCGTCTCCCTGGGGGTCAGACGAAATCGCACGTGGGGTCCTCGGGGTGCTCTGGTTTTGGTCAGGCTGATGCTAGGCGCATCATCCGGCCACGGCTAACCGGCGACAACCCAGTGTCGCCCATCAACCGACGCGATCCGCACAGACCCCCACCGATTTCCCTGTGATTCGATACCATATACCCATGAGGGGTATACATACCCCTTTCAGGACAACGGGAGGACGCGATGACGACCACCGAGGCGGCCGGCCCCCCGGTCACCGGACACGAGACCGACCACGATCACGGCGTGCACGGCTACCACAAGCAGAAGGACGAGCACCTCAAGCGGCTGCGCCGGATCGAGGGGCAGATCAGGGGCCTGCAGCGGATGGTCGACGAGGACGTCTACTGCATCGACATACTCACCCAGGTCTCGGCGTCGACGAAGGCGCTCCAGTCCTTCGCGCTCCAGCTGCTGGAGGAGCACCTCCGCCACTGCGTCGCGGACGCCGCGGTGAAGGGCGGCGACGAGATCGACGCCAAGGTCGAAGAGGCGACGAAGGCGATCGCCCGCCTGCTGCGCACCTGACCCGGGAAGCCGTCCGAGCCGTCCCGTTGCATCCCGTTGCATCCTGTTCCGCCGGAGACCGCCGCGTCGCCGGCGGAACCCGCGCGATTGGCTTGATCCCGACGATCGGCCGCACTCCTCGAACCGTCTCCCCGGAGCCCGAGCCGGAGCCGCCGCCGGAAGCTCGGCCGGTGCGGGAGTCGCGAGACCGCCGTCACGGAGACCGGTTCCTGGTCCGGGCGATCCGCGCCGGTGGCACGGAGACTCAGCGACGTGACGGTCCGGACGGGACCCCGGCTCCCGCCGTGCCCCACAGCACCTCGTCGATACGGGCCGGGCTCAGCCGCTCCTCGTCCACGGCCGAGGCTGCGGCGATCATGAGCTCGCCGCAGAGCTCGATCTCGGCGAGGGCCACGCAGTCGTCCTGGACTGTCGTCGTACTGGGCGGAGCCACGTGCCGTCACCTCTTCCGGCCGATGTCGGTCCCAGGCTAAGGACCGGATGGCGCAAAGCGCATGGCACGTCCGGACCATTTGCGTCCTGGCCTTCCCGGGTGCCCCCGGGCCCTCCGGCCCGTCCGCCGCACCTCTCCGGAGCCGTGCACGGCGTCAGACGCCGACCTTCCCGGTGTAGATGTCCTCACGGGCCGGCAGCCGCACCACGACCGGTTCCCCGAAGTCGAAGAGGACCGTGGTGGACGTCACGGCCACCTCCCGGCCCTCGTTGGCGAAGGTGAACCGGTGGCGGACCTTGCGCAGCAGCCCCGACTCGTCGAGATAGGCGTCGAACGGCACGGCACGGTTGGCGAACCCTTTCGCCGCCGCCGACAGCGCCGCCCGTGCGTGCGGCCGCGCGGCACGCGCCGCACGGCCGATGTCCGTGGTGCCGCGGAAGTGGCGCACCCGCTCGCCGTCGAGCTCGGTCTCGCCGACGAAGGTGACCTGCTCGGCGCCGCGCAGCAGTTCGGCCGCCGCGAGCGGGTCGGTCGCCCCGCCGGTGACCAGATTCCCGTCGTCGAGAGCGGTCGTGTCCACCCGGACCCATTTGTCGGCGGGGACACCGGCACCCCGGTTCTTCATGTAGAGCGCGCCGGGGACGAGCAGTTCGGTGATCGGCGCGTGCCGGTCGGCGCCCGCGGGGTCCGGCGGCAGGACGACCGTCAGCCGGCCGGTGCGGCGGGCGAAGTCGTAGCCGCCGTCGCCGCGGATGGTGACCCGCGTGCCGCCGGTGGCCATCTCCATCGCCGTGCGCGCACGGGAGCTGCGCGCCCGCTCCAGGGCGTCCGCCGCACGGACGACCTCGTCGACGCCGCCGTCGCCGTCGTCGGCGACGGCCCCCGCGTTCGAACACCCGGTGGCCGCCATCACCCCCATCACGGTCGCCGCGACGGCCATCGTTCCGCCCCTGCGTCTGTGCTGCTGCGCCACCATCGCCTGTCAACCCCCAGAACGGGACCACTGCTTGGGGGCCGCCCCCACTCCTCGGCCCGCGGCCCGGGGACGCCCCTCTTCCCTAACGACGGCCCCCGCGACCCGTCACGCCGCGGGCGCCATCCCGGCGGGCCGCACCGGGCAGTACCGTGGACCCGTGCCCCAGCAGGACCCGGGCGCCGGGAGCCCGGCGCATCTGACCACCACCGTCGAACGCGGTTCCTTCGCCGTCGCCCGCTGCACCTGCGGCTGGTCGGGACCGGCGCGCCGGTCCCGGGACCGCGCCCGCACGGACGCCCGCGGCCACGCGGAATCCCCCTGAGCCACCGGCCGACGACGTGCGCTCGGCCCCTGCCTCCCGCCGCCGCCCCCGTCGACCGGCACAGCGCCTCCGCCCGGAACGGTCCCTCCCCCCGACACCTCCGCCCCGGTACCCTCCCCGCCCGGAACCCGCGGCCTGCCGCGACCGTCTTCTCCGCCACAGGAGGCCTCATGGACCGGCGCACGCTGCTCACCACCGCCCTCGCCCTCACCACCTCGGCGACCGCCGCCGCCTGCACGGGCGGCGGCCCGTCCGGTGCCGGCGGCACCGACGGCGCCCCGCCGTCCCCGGGCCGCCCCGCCAGCCGCACCCCCGCGAGCCGCACCCCCGGGGGCGGCGCGGGCGACTGGGCGGCACTCGCCCGCGGGCTGGACGGGCAGCTGGTGCTGCCGGGCGATGCCGACTGGGCGAGCGCCCGGCAGCTCTACAACACCCGCTTCGACGGCCTGAGACCGGCGGCCGTCGCCTACGTGGCGGGCGAGGACGACGTCCGGGAGTGCCTGGCGTACGCCCGGGCGCACGGGGTCCCGGTGTCGGTCCGCAACGGAGGCCACTCCTACGGCGGCTGGTCGTCGGGGACCGGCCGGCTCGTCGTCGACGTGTCCTCGCTCGACGAGGTGCGCGCCGACGGCACCGTCGGCGCGGGCGCGAAGCTCTCGGGCGTG
It encodes the following:
- a CDS encoding metal-sensitive transcriptional regulator, with product MTTTEAAGPPVTGHETDHDHGVHGYHKQKDEHLKRLRRIEGQIRGLQRMVDEDVYCIDILTQVSASTKALQSFALQLLEEHLRHCVADAAVKGGDEIDAKVEEATKAIARLLRT
- the pstA gene encoding phosphate ABC transporter permease PstA; its protein translation is MSQTVVRETPSHAAPGPRRSLSTRSLPKWAPLGFAAVSVVLGVGLGLVAGWESRIQWGLVSALFFVVISYTVTSAVENRRQAKDRLATSVVWVCFVLAVVPLLSLIGVTVSRGVKVLDGYFLTHSMAGVPGFEAGGGVYHAIIGTLEQVGLATLVSVPIGLLTAVYLVEYGKGALAKAVTFFVDVMTGIPSIVAGLFLLSIMLMFKLQPSGLMGALALAILMIPVVVRSTEEMLKLVPNELREASLALGVPKWRTITKVVIPTALGGITTGVMLAIARIAGETAPIMLLVFGSQLINTNPFEGAQSSLPFYIWEQYRVGSEASYDRAWAAALVLIAFVMILNLVARGIARWKAPKH
- a CDS encoding DUF47 domain-containing protein gives rise to the protein MRFRLTPRETSFYDMFAASADNIVTGSKLLMELLGAESSARAEIAERMRAAEHAGDDATHAIFHQLNSSFITPFDREDIYSLASSLDDIMDFMEEAVDLVVLYNVEELPKGVEQQIEVLARAAELTAEAMPHLRTMDNLTEYWIEVNRLENQADQIHRKLLAHLFNGKYDAIEVLKLKQIVDVLEEAADAFEHVANTVETIAVKES
- the pstB gene encoding phosphate ABC transporter ATP-binding protein PstB, whose amino-acid sequence is MAKRIDVSGLTAYYGSHKAIEDISMTVEPRSVTAFIGPSGCGKSTFLRTLNRMHEVTPGGRVEGKVMLDDENLYASGIDPVAVRRTVGMVFQRPNPFPTMSIFDNVAAGLRLNGSYKKNQLADVVEKSLRGANLWNEVKDRLNKPGSGLSGGQQQRLCIARAIAVEPDVLLMDEPCSALDPISTLAIEDLIGELKERFTIVIVTHNMQQAARVSDRTAFFNLAAVGQPGKLIEIDETERIFANPSVQATEDYISGRFG
- a CDS encoding inorganic phosphate transporter — its product is MDTFALIVTIGVALGFTYTNGFHDSANAIATSVSTRALTPRVALAMAAVMNLAGAFLGQGVAKTVSEGLIETPHGDRGMGILFAALVGAIVWNLVTWYFGLPSSSSHALFGGMVGAALAGGTDVIWTGVLEKIVIPMFVSPFVGLICGYLVMVAIMWMFRRTNPHKAKRGFRIAQTVSAAGMALGHGLQDAQKTMGIVVMALVIADVEQAGDEIPVWVKIACAVMLSLGTYAGGWRIMRTLGRKIIELDPPQGFAAETTGASIMFGSAFLFHAPISTTHVITSAIMGVGATKRINAVRWGVAKNIILGWFITMPAAAAVAALSYGVVWLIFG